A DNA window from Verrucomicrobiota bacterium contains the following coding sequences:
- a CDS encoding helicase: MRNIVYFDLETQRSADEVGGWKNIRDMRMSVGVTFSSRDGQYRIYDERRVNDLIAELMRADLVVGFNQTLFDYEVLHSYSIVDLRQIPALDLLLDLQKVVNHRLSLDSISSCTLGVEKTSEGMQAIEWFRQGRLLEIAEYCCYDVKITRLLHEYGAKHKQLFYRNRFGNKLSVPVAW, encoded by the coding sequence ATGAGAAACATCGTTTATTTCGACCTGGAAACACAGAGGTCCGCCGACGAAGTGGGCGGCTGGAAGAACATTCGCGACATGAGGATGAGCGTCGGAGTCACGTTCAGCAGCCGCGACGGCCAGTACCGGATTTATGACGAAAGACGCGTCAACGATTTGATCGCGGAACTGATGCGAGCGGATTTGGTGGTGGGTTTCAACCAGACCCTGTTTGATTACGAAGTCCTGCACAGCTACTCCATCGTTGACCTTCGACAGATCCCCGCCCTCGATCTGCTCCTGGATTTGCAGAAGGTGGTCAACCATCGGCTTTCCCTCGATTCCATCTCCTCCTGCACGCTGGGCGTGGAAAAGACGTCGGAAGGCATGCAAGCGATCGAGTGGTTTCGGCAAGGGCGCCTGCTGGAAATCGCCGAGTACTGCTGTTACGACGTAAAAATCACGCGACTCCTGCACGAGTACGGCGCCAAACACAAACAGCTCTTTTACCGGAATCGGTTCGGGAACAAGCTTTCGGTGCCGGTCGCGTGGTGA
- a CDS encoding phosphatidylserine decarboxylase family protein — translation MQHAGKARKEGMRLILWSSLLWLCVLAAAWLALANTSLFRALAAATGGIWLLFFGFCLNFFRDPDPDVPADSDAIVAPAHGTVDVIEETDEREFMGSRCLRISTFLSVFDVHVQNAPVSGKIVYLQDHRGKFFNAMRADFSSQNENALIGIESANLPGGRIAVRLIAGLIARRIVPWVAVEDRVGRGERISLIRFGSRVDLYLPLAARVEVRLGDKVKGGETVMARAGAVEGSMAPLHKSPSPRHGASWTQFSAEDRSERRVRAE, via the coding sequence ATGCAACATGCGGGCAAGGCTCGGAAAGAGGGGATGCGTCTCATCCTGTGGAGTTCCTTGCTGTGGCTGTGCGTTCTTGCCGCGGCCTGGCTGGCCCTGGCCAACACCTCCTTGTTTCGAGCGCTGGCTGCCGCGACCGGAGGCATCTGGCTCTTGTTTTTCGGCTTCTGCCTGAATTTTTTCCGCGATCCGGATCCCGATGTGCCGGCCGACTCGGACGCCATTGTCGCCCCGGCGCATGGCACGGTCGATGTGATCGAAGAAACGGACGAGCGCGAGTTCATGGGAAGCCGATGCCTTCGGATTTCCACTTTTCTCTCCGTCTTTGACGTCCACGTCCAGAACGCGCCGGTCTCTGGAAAAATTGTCTATTTGCAGGATCACCGCGGAAAGTTCTTCAATGCCATGCGGGCCGATTTCAGTTCGCAAAACGAAAACGCGTTGATCGGGATTGAATCTGCGAATCTTCCTGGAGGGCGCATAGCGGTCCGGCTCATTGCCGGCCTGATCGCCCGACGAATCGTTCCCTGGGTCGCGGTCGAGGATCGGGTCGGACGTGGCGAACGCATTAGCCTGATTCGGTTCGGTTCGCGAGTGGACCTGTACTTGCCGCTGGCAGCCCGAGTCGAGGTGCGGCTTGGGGACAAGGTGAAAGGAGGCGAAACGGTAATGGCCAGAGCCGGAGCGGTGGAAGGATCGATGGCTCCTCTCCATAAATCCCCCAGCCCACGGCACGGCGCGTCGTGGACGCAGTTCTCCGCGGAGGATCGGTCAGAACGCCGGGTGCGAGCCGAGTGA